A DNA window from Actinomadura coerulea contains the following coding sequences:
- a CDS encoding VOC family protein, whose product MSDYFEAFEVSPVPPPGPDATPPEIYRGIYGMPMFVNVPTSDLAASVDFWVRGFGFIDLFTIPGQVTHLRRWRFQDVLLVPTGAPPAPPAVSISFSCVLSQIDEIAQACTALVPGCTAGPRKTPWNTVDLEVITPENARVIITAARALDADSPEARNLEAVGIPLPKG is encoded by the coding sequence ATGAGCGACTACTTCGAAGCGTTCGAGGTCAGCCCGGTCCCTCCGCCCGGGCCGGACGCGACGCCTCCTGAGATATACCGGGGCATCTACGGCATGCCGATGTTCGTCAACGTGCCGACCTCGGACCTGGCCGCGTCCGTGGATTTCTGGGTGCGCGGGTTCGGCTTCATCGACCTGTTCACGATCCCCGGCCAGGTCACGCACCTTCGACGGTGGAGGTTCCAGGACGTTCTGCTCGTCCCGACCGGCGCCCCGCCGGCCCCTCCAGCGGTGAGCATCAGCTTCTCCTGCGTGCTGAGCCAGATCGACGAGATCGCGCAGGCGTGCACCGCGCTGGTGCCCGGATGCACGGCGGGACCGCGAAAGACCCCCTGGAACACCGTGGATCTGGAGGTCATCACGCCCGAGAACGCCCGTGTGATCATCACCGCGGCCCGTGCCCTCGACGCTGACAGCCCCGAGGCGCGCAACCTCGAAGCGGTCGGAATCCCCCTCCCCAAAGGGTGA